The segment atatatatatatatatatatatatatatatatatcataaaagtCCTTAAACTTTAATCTTATTAACAAAAAAGTCATTCCTGATTGTTTATTTAGAATTTTGCCCTAAAAACTAGCATTAATCGGGTATAAAGGTTGTTTTGCAAGTATTTATCGATTTTTTGGATTTAATTgcaaaaaaagacaaaaaaaaatagaGATGACTTTTGCGTTAACAAagccaaactttatggactttttTTTGGATATTTCCCTTTATTTGGTCTTGGTTCATTGGTTTATTATACCTTATTTTGATTTAAGTCATGTTTGGACTAGTTAGAAAGCAAGTTTTTAGCTAATATATTAGTTGGTAGTTGATAAGTTagtttataaattaataatatttgataaaaaaaagttgtaatgCCCTaaatttcaacccaaaatttGCAACTAAAACATTAAGTGTTTATTCAACTCACAACTACaagatttgaaaacatttatcaAAGTGTCATTTAAGAGTTATCATGCACACAAGTCCCCCATTGATGCGATGCAATCTTGTTGTGCCCCTTCTCTAATATAGGAAAACCTGAAACATGTAAGCCACAAATTgtaagcataaagtttagtgagttccctaaaataccacatacagcacaacatgataaacaactatgggttatctgCTGCGATGAGCACATGGACCTGgaaaccggccggaaccggtccTGAAACCgaaacccgatggaaccggtcgggccagGATTGATACTATAATTTCGTCAATCGGGACCCGGTAAGAACCCATCGTTGGAACCGGCCCAAAACCGGGAATTGGACCGGATAGTCTTTAAAAAAACCCATGCCTTTTTGTCGTTTGTACTTCTAATTTGGATGTAAAAAAAGTAATCGCAAAAAAACCCACAAAATCCAAGCACGACTCAGTGACTCCAAGTCAAGAACCCTACCATCGATCGACATCtccaaggaatccaagcatcgaTCATCCCTTATACGATTCCAAGCATCTCCAAGGTTCCATCGATCTTCATCATCATTCACCAATTATCATCTTCTCAATTCTCAAGTTGACATCTTCATATTTTGCTTCAATGATTCGAACTATGGATGCTCATGAAGATCAAGTAagattatatatttgtatttCATGTTTTAAGTTCcatttaacaatgtactttttaCTTTGTAGACATACATGCGAGATTTTTGTTAGATCAGTTTATAGTATGAATGTAAGATTGTCAAAACTAAGAATTTATTTAGTTATATAATTGATGTGTTATATTGACAATGTAGGATTTGAATAGGTTACCAAATGTACCATCATCAAGATACCGAAACTCAGATGTTCATGATGCCAATAATGAAGATGGTAATCCGGCTAATTGGATTGCAAAAGATTTTGATGACCAAGTAAGATTAGCTCATTAGCAATATTTACTTCTTTAACATTCTGTCCAGCTCATTAGCAATATTTACTTCTTTAACATTATGTCCAAATTTTAAAAGTTGCATAACTCACtcaatttaacttgttttgacCTGAATCTTTTACCTATATGTAGATAATGATTTGTAGTTAAGTATAGACTATAAAAatgcttgatttggttaaaattgaatgagttacaagccccgcaAGGAAGGGTGTCAAATCAGATATTTTTATGTTTCAGGAATTAAACATAATCTGACTTTGTTGTTTAAATGTGCATAACCTACtcaatttaacttgttttgacGTGAATTTTTTTCCTACGTGTATATTAGGATTTGTAgttaagtttagactataaaaactcTTGATTTGGTTAAAAGTTGAATGAGTTACATGTCTTGGGATATACCATACCAAATCTGTTTATTGTTACAGCAACATACATGAAACTTTGATTGTATTTTCTTTGTTCTTTTTTTATAGATCCAATGTTTCAGAAAACTGTGGGAAGGATACCATCGCATTCAGAATTTGAGATGATTAAAAAGATGATGGAGTTCCTTGAGAAGTCTAAGAAGAAAACTGAAAAAGTTTCGTGTTCAACAAAGCCTATCTTCCATACGTATACCCGGTAGATCCTAGACATAGAGCAACATCTTAGGAAACATGAAACcaacccaaattttttttatgGTACCAGATATGAAAGAAAAATATGACTAATATTGGGGTGACTATGTGTAAAatcccgtttatttattaaataaataaattaattaatgaatggCTAGTAGTCCTAaaataaacaattatatatatatcaatGGATAGTCTCGAGGGGCTAATTGTCATAAATTTAGAAGTTGAGGACTGAATTGAAAAGAAATTGTCAAGCAAGGGGCGGTTTTGTAAATTCTGGATtagttttgtaaagattttagaagataGGGGATGTTTAGTAAATCtggacttaatttgtaaaggaTTCATGGAATCGAGGTTAAAAAGGTAATTTTCACGGTCACGAGGTTATGCATCTTGGGTcatccgttatacccaccacataccacatatgtgGTGGGTGTCACATCAGCACCACATTCCACTACCACTAACATGAGATACTTACCATTAAACACACCACTCcacctcatttttttatttaaatttaattcaaaaatacattaaaaatatttttttaatactagtttttccattaaattaaaataccaaattacattaaataaaaactaaattaattgaaattaaaaaataaaataaaaataacaatcaaaataaaaattacattagttaaatttaaaaaaaaattaaaaaaaaaaacattaaaaaaaactaaaaattccaaccatacATAAAATAAACTACCCCCTACGCCTACGTCGGGCTCGAACTGACTCTTTCAttgcttggaaaagttccaagtcttCGCCCTCAAGGTCGTTCGCTTTTATTTTCAAGATTTCCATATCGGTTTTTGTTTGGAGTGTCTCTTGTGCCTCTTGAAATGATGTTTGTGCTTCGATCATTTTTTGTTCCATCCAAGTCATCACCTCGGCCTTCGTTTCTTGAAGTTGCACATATCGATCAAATTTATCGCCAAACATATCCATAACACTAGAATTCGAAGATGTTGACGCCGctttttttgctttatttcttccaaCGGGCCGACGAAGAGGTTGGTCGTTTTCAAGATCTATCGGATCGTCGTTGATATCGATGTGTGTTCGGCCGTCCGATTGTTGAGAAGTTCCATCGAGGTTTCTCGAACGCTTTGAACCGGAAGATTAAGAACTTCCTTCCGTTTGCTCTTTCCATTTTGGGGCGTCTTTCAATTTTAGCCACGGTTTCATATACGGAAAAGCTTTGCGTGTTGGCGTTGTTTTTTCAAATTGGTCCATGGCCgtcttaaaaacatcaaaatcgttcGAGCCGCTTTTGCGTATGTTTAGGAGATTGTTGTAGATTCCTCCAAAATCGGTGCATTTTAGTCGAATATCTCGCCATTTCGACGTAATTTGATCGGCATTTCGAGTTTGACTTTCCATTAACTCGTAAAAAATGGCTCGGACTTTTTTCCAAAAACTTCCGTAAGGCTGGCTATCTCCTACAATTGGATCTTCGGAAGCCGCCACCCATGCCTCCActaacttttcttcttcttcttttgtccaTGGGACCCTTTCTTGGGTGGTAGTGGGTCGGaccgttttttttccttttttcttttttggttgaggtggtggtgaatgtTGCGTTTCCGGAACAAAATCCGGCGAAAGTGGTGGTTGTGAGCTTGGTGGTTGTGAaattgatggttgttgttgttgtgacgATTGTTGTTGGACTTGTTGTAGTTGTtggaattgttgaaattgttggtattgttgttgcatttgttgttgttggaaaGCCGGAAAAGGTTGATATTGTTGTTGGAAAAGTGGTGTTTGTTGGATAGGGGAACCACTTTGAAATAGATTGATAAAACCGCCTTGAGGTGACTCCATAGTCGGGAATTGTCGAGGTGTTGTATCTAACGCAAAAGCGTTATCGGGTTTGCGATTTCGGTAGTTTGGAGGGGTATTTTGGTTGGGATCCATGAATTTTGGTTGTGAAGATGTAGTGTGTAGTTTGTGtatagagaaagaaaagaattgtGTAAAAAATAAGGAGTAAAAATATGGTATTTATAGGTaaataaattgtttatttatttatttattttttacaaatCTAGCCGTTCAACAGCTACATAAAAGTAAACGGTCGAATTTTTGCATCGTAAAATCTCATTGGGCGTTTAGGGTCGTTGTCCGGAGCACGGAAGGCTACGACCACGACCCACCACGAACCACCGGGGTGGTGTGCACGGTCGTGGTTCGTAGCCACCTAGACCACAGACCATCTCGTGCAATGTATACCAGTTGGTCTTATAATTTCTTCATTGAACCTATTATCACATGTATAACTAATATGCATCAAATTTGATGCATAATTAGTCGAAATGTTTGGACATCAGATCGGTTTGtcaattataaaatataaaggaactatagTTCCAATACTGAAAcatcaataatatatatatatatatatatatatatatattattgatgTTTCAGTATTGGAActatagttcctttatattttataattgaCAAACCGATCTGATGTCCACACatttcgaatatatatatatatatatatatatatatatatatatatatatatatatatatatatatatatggttaggttcatttgagaccacttatattttgtgagaccgtgagacgcatttgtttatttttttttatatttttttatatttttttttatttattttttattttttttagttaattcatgttccgaaaataatatttaaaaaaagaattttttgatttttccatttattttgcattttaaaattatttttagaatatgtacagtgtaatattctatttagaatatttcacgtatttttcaaaaaaaatagaattttcttttattttttttattatttttttatttttttagttaattcaagttccgaaaataatatttaaaaaaagaatttttagatttttccatttattttgcattttaaaattattttttagaatatgtcagtgaaatattctatttagaatatttcacgtatttttcaaaaaaaaaaacggaatttttatttatttatttttattttttttatattttttttatattttttttagttaattcaagttccgaaaataacatttaaaaaaagaatttttggatttttccatttattttgcattttaaaattattttttgatttggtctcacggtctcacaaaattagaatggtctcaaacgaacctgaacctatatatatatatatatatatatatatatatatatatatatatatatatatatatatatatatatatatatatatatatatatatatatatatatatatatatatatatatatatatatatatatatatatgttattgttCTTGAGTTTTCATATTTTTAAAAGCAAATTATAAAGCATCATGTGGTAATATTATCAACCACATTTTTGGATGTACGACACTAAACATTAATGCATAAATTGATTTAGTCATATTAAGTGTTTCCTCCGTTTTAAATACCCGGGCATAAGGAAACCATATAAACAAGTAATGTTTGTTTACTTCAATAAAGCGGTTGTTGAGATTTTGTATGCATATAATATGATCGAATACAATACATCAATTTCGTAGTCGTGCAAGTTGTTAATCCGTGAGTTAAATATAATATTAGTTAACCTAGCTATCATTTTAAGTTTTAGATTTTCCCAGTAAATATAGTTTATTTGTTTAATCCCAAACAAAATGTGAGAATAGAGCATATTAACTCGAGCTAAATCTTGACTTGTTATAAGTTTTATGTGTAAAACTCGAGCTTGACTTATGACTGGTTTGTATATAATTCAACTTTAGCTCATTTTGTTTTCATTCAAGTGTGATCTAGAATAAGATAAATAGCATATGATCATTCCGAAGAATATTTGATGCTTTTGTCTTGAAATTAATTATGATGAAACTGAATAATTAAAAAATCAGACAATCAGAATGAAATATGTCACACTCGATAGTATTTGGATGTAGTTTTAAACATTGAAATTGAAATAATTAGATAATAGTTCGTTTAAATATCgacattattttattatttaatgcaGTGACAGTATAAATAAAAAATGCTCAAAAAAAATTCCTATATATTTcaaattagttaaaaaaaaacagGTAAATGAATAATTTTGGGAGTTAAATAcgaataaaaactcataaaaattatttaataaagtCGTTAATGATATTTTTGAACAAATAATGCTAATCTACATAGTAGTACATATACATATAACGAGAATTTATAATAATCTCAAAAACCGATGAATCAAAGTATCAAACTAATGCATGAAATCATCCCGATTTTTGAGATTGATGCACTAATTCATCCGATTTCGGTAAACTAAATTTATAGATCTCGTTGCAAAAGTTCTTCAAGACGAGTATAGATCAGCTAACTCATCCAAACATTCCGATGTGACATTAAAATCAGCGTTCTCAAGCATCCATAACAGATGATCAAAAAGTACAACTTCACAATTGATCACCGATACATCATCATCGTCGTCACTAACTGGCTTCGATTTCTCGATGAGAGCATTAACGAGTGGATGACTCAAATACTTAGAACTAATAACGTACCGTTTCCTCGAGCTTCCGACGAATACTATTTCATGAGGCTCTTCTTCGCCACCGCTGACATTGCTGTCGCCGTCGCCGCCGTAGCCGTAGACGGAGATAGCATTCGTATTCCAGACTATGCCATCTCCGGCGGCTCTGTCGTGATGATGTCTAGCACTAGCAGACTTAGAGTTAGATCCCAAACTGCTGAACGACGAACTTCTCCCTATTTGTTTCGATAACGTCTTGCACTTCCTTAGAATCACATTGATCTTCTTCATGGCTGATTTGTTAATAGTTTGCAGGAGGATTCGGAATCAATggggagatatatatatatatatatatatatatatatatactgtaaCTGAAAAAGGAGAGGGTGCAATTTGTAAATACGAAAACGATGGTGGGCGTGAGGTGGATGTTTAGAGTTCTTGAGGGTCCCACTTATAACTGATAtattaattgggaattaattgTTACGTATAACATTTCATCTCCTTTTCTTTAATATCGGTggatgtttatattttataataataaatttattatatatatatatatatatatatatatatatatatatatatatatatatatatatatatatatatatatatatatatatatgtattactaTCGGTTTATTGATCGATTTTAAAACGTATTGTTTGATTTGATATAGATATTTAATGAATAAGATTTCTTTTAAGTCTTTCTTTTTGTTGGATTTGAAAATTTGGTTAATGTTTAGTTTGAAAGATATGGTTTGCCTCGTGGTTGACAAGTGAATGGTTAAATCAAGCAGGACGAAGAAAGGGACCCATTGTTTTATAAAATCCTTGTCCTTGTAGAAAATgcatacaaaaacaataataatgataatattttTGGAAGATATTATGTTTGTGAAACGTCGGCCATATAATGAAGAAAAGACAATGGTATGTAACTAAAAAAACAGATATAAGTAATAAAGATAGAAGTAAATACGAGCAAAGAAAAGCCCATGAACATTTTACGAATACGAAGTTAATTATACACAACAGTTTTACAAATATAGAAATGGTAAAAATGTGTACTCAAGATAAAACATGAATCATATAATAGCAATAGAAGATAatgtaaaaaaagaaaaaaaaaagaaaaaaaaacagagAGTAAAAGATGATTGGCAAATATATAGGGTGAAAGTAAGTTAATATCTAGACTACTTTCAGAATATTTCCCTCTTCTTATTGAAGGTCATATTATTCGTAACAATTACTTGACATGTATGAATCATTGCAATCAACATAACCTTAATCTATCAATGGCCAATGCCACTCCCATTGAGTTTGTGATCTTCATGTTTCGGTATCATGTCCAATACTATTCTATCCCATGACAAATAAAACATTCTCGTGTTGAATCTTGTATGTAGGAAACAATAATTTGTTGGAAAACTAATTATGTATGAAACTATGTTGTCACACATGAAGACAAATTAAAGACATGAAATAAATCATACATTTATATATGATGAATTTATTATTTACCGatcataataaataaataaataagtaataaataaaaaatctatttgttaattatttaaaaaaattaaataatagttGACTTgttaattaatataattaatttgGATTTGAGATTGTCTGATTAAATTGTTAAAAGATAATTAAAATGTCATCATATTTGGAATAATATTTATAACATATACTCCAAGATTTTTAGTCGA is part of the Lactuca sativa cultivar Salinas chromosome 7, Lsat_Salinas_v11, whole genome shotgun sequence genome and harbors:
- the LOC111895069 gene encoding auxin-responsive protein SAUR78: MKKINVILRKCKTLSKQIGRSSSFSSLGSNSKSASARHHHDRAAGDGIVWNTNAISVYGYGGDGDSNVSGGEEEPHEIVFVGSSRKRYVISSKYLSHPLVNALIEKSKPVSDDDDDVSVINCEVVLFDHLLWMLENADFNVTSECLDELADLYSS